A single window of Mycolicibacterium aurum DNA harbors:
- a CDS encoding IS30 family transposase produces MGSHAIQPATVKAFWAQIGLGLNPAGAAFAVGVSLGAARKWLTDAGGVKQRVYEVKIEGPKPRLTLEERIQIQVGVGRDESLRSIGARLGRAASTIKRELDNNVENRYDGRKSGYRRKKAFGARQSGSTSTVRYDALAGERSAARRARRPKRGKLAANDTLRDEVQTRLKLRHSPRQIARRLRSDFPDDLEMWVSHEAIYQSIYVQGRGSLRRELHQCLRTKRAIRRPRRQPETRRGRIPGMVNISERPAEVADRAVPGHWEGDLIIGSTTSGSAIGTLVERATRFVMLLHLPDNHGAVAVQDAIVEKMTELPEHLRRSLTWDQGKEMANHIAIAAAADLDIYFCDPHSPWQRGTNENTNGLLRQYFPKGTDLSLHGPGILDNVAAELNGRPRQTLNWRTPAEALNELLSKPPAVASTP; encoded by the coding sequence ATGGGGTCCCATGCGATTCAGCCGGCGACGGTGAAAGCGTTCTGGGCGCAGATTGGGTTGGGGCTCAATCCGGCTGGGGCTGCCTTCGCCGTCGGTGTGTCGCTGGGGGCGGCACGGAAGTGGCTGACCGACGCTGGTGGTGTGAAACAACGTGTGTACGAGGTGAAGATAGAGGGGCCCAAGCCCCGACTGACCCTCGAAGAGCGCATCCAAATTCAGGTCGGTGTGGGCCGTGATGAGTCACTGCGCTCGATCGGAGCGCGACTCGGGCGTGCGGCGTCGACGATCAAGCGTGAACTCGACAATAACGTCGAGAACCGCTACGACGGACGCAAGTCGGGTTACCGCCGCAAGAAGGCTTTCGGTGCGCGCCAGAGCGGTAGCACCTCGACGGTGCGCTATGACGCATTGGCTGGTGAGCGGTCGGCGGCGAGGCGGGCGCGACGCCCCAAGCGAGGAAAGCTCGCCGCCAATGACACCTTGCGCGACGAGGTGCAGACTCGGTTGAAGCTGCGTCATAGTCCGCGCCAGATCGCGCGCCGGTTGCGCAGCGACTTCCCCGACGATCTGGAGATGTGGGTGTCACACGAGGCCATCTACCAGTCCATCTACGTCCAAGGGCGCGGATCGCTGCGCCGTGAGCTGCACCAGTGCTTGCGGACCAAGCGGGCCATTCGCCGGCCTCGGCGCCAGCCCGAGACCCGCCGCGGTCGGATCCCGGGCATGGTTAACATCAGCGAACGCCCGGCCGAGGTCGCCGACCGTGCAGTGCCCGGGCACTGGGAGGGTGACCTGATCATCGGCAGCACCACATCCGGATCTGCGATCGGCACCTTGGTCGAGCGCGCCACCCGGTTCGTCATGCTGCTTCATCTGCCCGACAACCACGGTGCGGTCGCAGTCCAAGACGCCATCGTGGAGAAGATGACCGAGCTGCCAGAGCACCTACGGCGTTCTCTGACCTGGGATCAGGGCAAGGAAATGGCCAACCACATCGCCATCGCCGCCGCAGCCGATCTCGACATCTACTTCTGCGATCCGCACTCACCCTGGCAGCGTGGCACCAACGAGAACACCAATGGGCTACTGCGTCAGTACTTTCCGAAGGGGACCGACCTCTCGCTGCACGGTCCCGGCATCCTTGACAACGTCGCCGCCGAACTCAACGGCCGACCCCGCCAGACACTGAACTGGAGAACACCCGCCGAAGCCCTCAACGAACTACTCTCAAAACCGCCAGCTGTTGCATCCACCCCTTGA
- a CDS encoding zinc-binding alcohol dehydrogenase family protein, producing MTTAETMTAVGAFAAESLDEGLRDVTTDVPELRPRDVLVRVQAVSVNPVDLKVRAGLAPSAEPVILGFDAAGVIEAVGPEVSTLSTGDEVWYAGDITRPGSYAQFQAVDERIVSRKPASLSFGEAAALPLTTITAWESLFDRFGLTRESTGDLLVLGAAGGVGSIMIQLAKALTRVRVIATASRDESRAWATSMGADLVVDHHHLQEETLAAVPGGVDYLFSPHSAGNIDDYAAIVKPFGHITAIDEPEGLELSVLKAKSIAWHWELMFTRSMFSTPDMIEQQRLLAATAEMVDAGTVRTTVTRIIEDFSAAGLREATRDVESGRMSGKVVVSR from the coding sequence ATGACCACCGCTGAGACGATGACGGCCGTCGGCGCATTCGCCGCCGAATCCCTGGATGAAGGCCTGCGCGACGTGACCACCGACGTCCCCGAGCTGCGACCGCGTGACGTGCTGGTGCGGGTGCAGGCCGTGTCGGTTAACCCGGTCGACCTCAAGGTCAGGGCCGGGCTGGCGCCGTCGGCCGAGCCGGTGATCCTCGGCTTCGACGCCGCCGGCGTGATCGAGGCGGTCGGGCCCGAGGTGAGCACGCTGAGCACCGGCGACGAGGTCTGGTACGCGGGCGACATCACCCGGCCGGGCAGCTACGCGCAGTTCCAGGCCGTGGACGAACGCATCGTGTCGCGCAAGCCCGCGTCACTGTCGTTCGGCGAGGCCGCCGCGCTGCCGCTGACGACCATCACCGCCTGGGAGTCGCTGTTCGACCGGTTCGGCCTGACCCGCGAGTCGACAGGCGACCTGCTGGTGCTGGGCGCGGCGGGCGGTGTGGGCTCCATCATGATCCAGCTCGCGAAGGCATTGACCAGGGTCCGGGTGATCGCGACCGCCAGTCGCGACGAGTCGCGTGCGTGGGCGACGAGCATGGGCGCCGATCTGGTGGTCGACCATCACCATCTGCAGGAGGAGACGCTGGCCGCCGTGCCCGGCGGCGTCGACTATCTGTTCTCGCCGCACTCGGCGGGCAACATCGATGACTACGCTGCCATCGTCAAGCCGTTCGGTCACATCACCGCGATCGACGAGCCGGAAGGGCTGGAGCTCAGCGTCCTGAAGGCGAAAAGCATTGCGTGGCATTGGGAACTGATGTTCACCCGGTCGATGTTCAGCACGCCCGACATGATCGAGCAGCAGCGTCTGCTGGCCGCGACGGCCGAGATGGTCGACGCCGGCACGGTGCGCACCACGGTCACCAGGATCATCGAGGACTTCTCGGCGGCGGGTCTGCGGGAGGCCACCCGCGACGTGGAGTCCGGGCGGATGTCCGGCAAGGTGGTCGTCAGCCGTTGA
- the groL gene encoding chaperonin GroEL (60 kDa chaperone family; promotes refolding of misfolded polypeptides especially under stressful conditions; forms two stacked rings of heptamers to form a barrel-shaped 14mer; ends can be capped by GroES; misfolded proteins enter the barrel where they are refolded when GroES binds): MAKTIAYDEEARRGLERGLNALADAVKVTLGPKGRNVVLEKKWGAPTITNDGVSIAKEIELEDPYEKIGAELVKEVAKKTDDVAGDGTTTATVLAQALVREGLRNVAAGANPLGLKRGIEKAVEAVTQTLLKSAKEVETKEQIAATAAISAGDVQIGELIAEAMDKVGNEGVITVEESNTFGLQLELTEGMRFDKGYISGYFVTDAERQEAVLEDPYILLVSSKVSTVKDLLPLLEKVIQAGKPLLIIAEDVEGEALSTLVVNKIRGTFKSVAVKAPGFGDRRKAMLQDMAILTGGQVVSEEVGLSLETADVALLGTARKVVVTKDETTIVEGAGDSDAIAGRVAQIRAEIENSDSDYDREKLQERLAKLAGGVAVIKAGAATEVELKERKHRIEDAVRNAKAAVEEGIVAGGGVALLQSAPSLDDLGLTGDEATGANIVRVALSAPLKQIAFNGGLEPGVVAEKVSNLPAGHGLNAATGEYEDLLKAGVADPVKVTRSALQNAASIAALFLTTEAVVADKPEKASAPAGDPTGGMGGMDF, encoded by the coding sequence ATGGCCAAGACAATTGCGTATGACGAAGAGGCCCGCCGCGGCCTCGAGCGGGGCCTCAACGCCCTCGCAGACGCCGTAAAGGTGACGTTGGGCCCCAAGGGTCGCAACGTCGTGCTGGAGAAGAAGTGGGGCGCCCCCACGATCACCAACGATGGCGTGTCCATCGCCAAGGAGATCGAGCTGGAGGACCCGTACGAGAAGATCGGCGCAGAGCTGGTCAAGGAAGTCGCCAAGAAGACTGACGACGTCGCAGGCGACGGCACCACCACGGCCACCGTGCTCGCCCAGGCTCTGGTTCGCGAAGGTCTGCGCAACGTCGCAGCCGGCGCCAACCCGCTCGGCCTGAAGCGCGGCATCGAGAAGGCTGTCGAGGCCGTCACCCAGACGCTGCTGAAGTCCGCCAAGGAGGTGGAGACCAAGGAGCAGATCGCTGCCACCGCCGCGATCTCCGCCGGTGACGTCCAGATCGGCGAGCTCATCGCCGAGGCCATGGACAAGGTCGGCAACGAGGGTGTCATCACCGTCGAGGAGTCGAACACCTTCGGCCTGCAGCTGGAGCTCACCGAGGGTATGCGCTTCGACAAGGGCTACATCTCGGGTTACTTCGTGACCGACGCCGAGCGTCAGGAAGCGGTCCTCGAGGATCCGTACATCCTGCTCGTCTCGTCGAAGGTCTCGACGGTCAAGGACCTGCTGCCCCTGCTGGAGAAGGTCATCCAGGCCGGCAAGCCGCTGCTGATCATCGCCGAGGACGTCGAGGGCGAAGCCCTGTCCACCCTGGTGGTCAACAAGATCCGCGGCACCTTTAAGTCCGTCGCCGTCAAGGCCCCGGGCTTCGGTGACCGCCGCAAGGCGATGCTGCAGGACATGGCCATCCTCACCGGTGGTCAGGTCGTCAGCGAAGAGGTCGGTCTGTCTCTCGAGACCGCCGACGTCGCGCTGTTGGGCACCGCCCGCAAGGTCGTCGTCACCAAGGACGAGACCACCATCGTCGAAGGCGCCGGAGACTCCGACGCCATCGCCGGTCGCGTGGCCCAGATCCGTGCCGAGATCGAGAACAGCGACTCCGACTACGACCGCGAGAAGCTGCAGGAGCGCCTGGCCAAGCTGGCCGGTGGCGTTGCAGTCATCAAGGCCGGAGCTGCCACCGAGGTGGAGCTCAAGGAGCGCAAGCACCGCATCGAAGATGCCGTCCGCAACGCGAAGGCAGCTGTCGAGGAGGGCATCGTCGCCGGTGGTGGCGTGGCTCTGCTGCAGTCGGCTCCGTCGCTGGACGACCTCGGCCTGACGGGTGACGAGGCCACTGGCGCCAACATCGTCCGCGTCGCGCTGTCGGCCCCGCTCAAGCAGATCGCCTTCAACGGTGGCCTGGAGCCGGGTGTCGTCGCCGAGAAGGTGTCCAACCTGCCTGCGGGTCACGGCCTCAACGCCGCGACCGGTGAGTACGAGGACCTGCTCAAGGCCGGCGTCGCCGACCCGGTGAAGGTCACCCGCTCGGCGCTGCAGAACGCAGCGTCCATCGCGGCTCTGTTCCTCACCACCGAGGCCGTCGTCGCCGACAAGCCGGAGAAGGCGTCCGCACCCGCGGGCGACCCGACCGGTGGCATGGGCGGTATGGACTTCTAA
- a CDS encoding SDR family NAD(P)-dependent oxidoreductase: MSDWTTADIPDQTGRTAVITGANTGLGLETARALAAKGARVVLAVRNADKGAKAAAQIGAGVAGKVEVQELDLTSLEAIRTAAEALKSSHERIDLLINNAGVMTTPKGTTKDGFELQFGTNHLGHFAFTGLLLEKLLDVDGARVVTVSSNGHKMGGAIHWDDLQWERSYNRMGAYTQSKLANLLFTYELQRRLAPRGKTIAVAAHPGTSTTELARNLPKSVQGAFGVVAPLFAQSPAAGALPTLRAATDPGVLGGQYYGPDGIAQQKGSPVVVASSPQSYDLALQRRLWDVSEELTKVVFPVS, translated from the coding sequence ATGAGTGACTGGACCACCGCCGACATCCCCGACCAGACGGGCCGCACCGCCGTCATCACGGGAGCCAACACCGGACTGGGCCTGGAGACCGCCAGGGCCCTGGCCGCCAAGGGTGCGCGTGTCGTGCTCGCCGTGCGCAACGCCGACAAGGGCGCGAAGGCCGCCGCGCAGATAGGCGCAGGAGTCGCCGGAAAAGTCGAGGTCCAGGAGCTGGACCTGACCTCGCTGGAGGCAATCCGCACGGCCGCCGAGGCACTGAAGAGCAGCCACGAGCGCATCGACCTGCTCATCAACAACGCCGGCGTGATGACCACGCCCAAGGGCACCACCAAGGACGGCTTCGAGCTCCAGTTCGGCACCAACCACCTTGGGCACTTCGCGTTCACCGGCCTGCTGCTGGAGAAGCTCCTCGACGTCGACGGTGCCCGCGTGGTGACCGTGAGCAGCAACGGACACAAGATGGGCGGCGCCATCCACTGGGACGACCTGCAGTGGGAGCGCAGCTACAACCGGATGGGCGCCTACACCCAGTCGAAGCTGGCCAATTTGCTGTTCACCTATGAGCTGCAGCGCCGCCTGGCCCCGCGCGGCAAGACGATCGCCGTCGCCGCCCACCCCGGCACGTCGACCACCGAGCTGGCGCGCAATCTGCCCAAGTCGGTCCAGGGCGCGTTCGGGGTCGTCGCCCCGCTCTTCGCGCAGAGCCCGGCCGCAGGCGCACTACCCACCTTGCGGGCCGCCACCGACCCCGGCGTGCTCGGCGGCCAGTACTACGGCCCGGACGGCATCGCCCAGCAGAAGGGCAGCCCCGTCGTCGTCGCCAGCAGCCCGCAGTCCTATGACCTGGCGCTGCAGCGCCGGCTGTGGGACGTCTCCGAAGAGTTGACGAAGGTGGTGTTCCCCGTCAGCTGA
- a CDS encoding DEAD/DEAH box helicase encodes MRADAAPSTQALRSWQRRALVKYLAAKPRDFLAVATPGAGKTTFALRIVAELLAEGTVDAVTIVVPTEHLKVQWAQAAARQGIALDPKFSNSNAQTSSEYHGVVVTYAQVASHPARHRVRTENRRTLVVFDEIHHGGDAKSWGDAIREAFDDATRRLALTGTPFRSDDSAIPFVNYEEDAAGFKTSVADHTYGYSDALADGVVRPVMFMAYSGEARWRDSAGEEHAARLGEPLTAEQTARAWKTALNPAGQWMPAVIAAADTRLEGLRKHVPDAGGMIIASDQTTARAYADLLLTITGEVPTVVLSDDKGASDRISQFSASTSRWLVAVRMVSEGVDVPRLAVGVYATSASTPLFFAQAIGRFVRSRRPGETASIFLPSVPNLLLLASEMEAQRNHILGKPHRETEEDPLDAELAEQKRDEPDDEQNKIEYLGADAELDQVIFDGSSFGTATPAGSDEEADYLGIPGLLDAASMRDLLRRRQDAQLQKRTDSGLPAPKTTHYQLRELRSELNTLVSVAHHRTGRPHGWIHNELRRRCGGPPIAAATREQLQQRIDAVRVLQRELTA; translated from the coding sequence GTGCGGGCTGACGCAGCGCCCAGCACCCAGGCGTTGCGGAGCTGGCAGCGGCGGGCGCTGGTGAAGTACCTGGCCGCCAAGCCCCGGGATTTCCTGGCCGTCGCCACACCGGGCGCCGGCAAGACCACCTTCGCTCTTCGTATCGTCGCCGAGCTGCTGGCCGAGGGCACCGTCGACGCGGTGACGATCGTCGTGCCCACCGAGCATCTGAAGGTCCAGTGGGCGCAGGCCGCGGCCCGGCAGGGCATCGCGCTCGACCCCAAGTTCTCCAACTCCAACGCCCAGACGTCCTCGGAGTACCACGGAGTGGTCGTCACCTATGCCCAGGTGGCCAGCCACCCGGCCCGGCACCGCGTGCGCACCGAGAATCGCAGGACGCTCGTCGTCTTCGACGAGATCCACCACGGCGGCGACGCGAAAAGCTGGGGCGACGCGATCCGGGAGGCGTTCGACGACGCGACGCGGCGGCTCGCCCTGACCGGGACGCCGTTCCGCAGCGACGACAGCGCGATCCCGTTCGTCAACTACGAAGAGGACGCCGCGGGATTCAAGACGTCGGTGGCCGACCACACCTACGGCTACAGCGACGCGCTCGCCGACGGTGTGGTGCGCCCGGTCATGTTCATGGCGTACTCCGGTGAGGCGCGCTGGCGCGACAGTGCCGGGGAGGAGCACGCCGCACGGCTCGGCGAACCGTTGACCGCCGAGCAGACCGCGCGGGCATGGAAGACGGCGCTGAACCCGGCAGGCCAGTGGATGCCCGCGGTCATCGCCGCCGCCGACACCCGGCTCGAAGGTCTGCGCAAGCATGTCCCCGATGCCGGCGGCATGATCATCGCCTCGGACCAGACCACCGCACGCGCCTACGCCGATCTGCTGCTGACGATCACGGGCGAGGTACCCACGGTCGTGTTGTCCGACGACAAGGGCGCCTCCGACCGGATCTCGCAGTTCTCCGCAAGCACATCCCGCTGGCTGGTCGCGGTGCGGATGGTCTCCGAGGGTGTCGACGTGCCGCGGCTGGCGGTCGGCGTCTACGCCACCAGCGCGTCCACTCCGCTGTTCTTCGCGCAGGCGATCGGCCGGTTCGTGCGCTCGCGCAGGCCCGGCGAGACCGCGAGCATCTTCCTGCCCTCGGTGCCGAACCTGCTGCTGCTGGCCAGCGAGATGGAAGCCCAGCGCAACCACATCCTCGGCAAGCCGCACCGGGAGACCGAGGAGGATCCGCTCGACGCCGAGCTGGCCGAGCAGAAGCGTGACGAGCCGGACGACGAGCAGAACAAGATCGAGTACCTGGGCGCCGACGCCGAGCTCGACCAGGTGATCTTCGACGGCTCGTCCTTCGGGACGGCGACACCGGCAGGCAGCGACGAGGAAGCCGACTACCTGGGCATCCCCGGCCTGCTCGATGCCGCGTCGATGCGAGATCTGTTGCGGCGCAGGCAGGATGCGCAGCTGCAGAAGCGCACCGACTCCGGCCTGCCCGCCCCGAAGACCACCCACTACCAGCTCCGGGAGCTGCGCAGCGAGCTCAACACGCTCGTGTCGGTGGCCCACCACCGCACCGGTCGCCCGCACGGCTGGATCCACAACGAGCTGCGCCGGCGCTGCGGCGGTCCGCCGATCGCCGCGGCCACCCGCGAGCAGCTGCAACAGCGCATCGACGCCGTCCGGGTGCTGCAGCGCGAGCTGACCGCCTGA
- a CDS encoding cupin domain-containing protein yields MSLVVPPYPPARYTADEPEVSAWLKRGDEPPDYDAFGVVQYHYLANQQATGGDYGLYRVQIAPRGGGPGPHFHRGMSEAFYVLSGTISLYNGTEWADGHAGDFLYVPPGGIHGFRNEADEPASILMLFAPGAPREHYFEGLAQLGELSDEERNEWFVKNDNHFVD; encoded by the coding sequence GTGTCCCTGGTTGTGCCGCCCTATCCCCCGGCCCGCTACACCGCCGACGAACCCGAGGTGAGCGCCTGGCTCAAACGGGGGGACGAGCCGCCCGATTACGACGCGTTCGGCGTGGTCCAGTACCACTATCTGGCGAACCAGCAAGCCACCGGCGGCGACTACGGCCTGTACCGGGTGCAGATCGCGCCCCGCGGTGGCGGTCCGGGCCCGCATTTCCATCGGGGCATGTCGGAGGCGTTCTACGTGCTGTCGGGCACCATCTCGCTCTACAACGGCACCGAGTGGGCCGACGGGCATGCAGGAGACTTCCTCTACGTCCCACCCGGGGGCATCCACGGGTTCCGCAACGAGGCCGACGAGCCCGCCTCGATCCTGATGCTGTTCGCCCCCGGGGCCCCGCGGGAGCACTACTTCGAGGGATTGGCGCAGCTGGGCGAGCTCTCCGACGAGGAGCGCAACGAGTGGTTCGTCAAGAACGACAACCATTTCGTCGACTAG
- a CDS encoding TetR/AcrR family transcriptional regulator, with product MTELVPAPRPRALRADAARNRARVLQVAYDTFAADGLAVPIDEIARRAGVGAGTVYRHFPTKEALFVAVVADRLRRISDHARTLLQSEGPGEALFAFLREIVRTGATDHGLVDALVGYGLDLETAAPGAEAAFLAMLDELLTAAQEAGTVRADVGVAEIKALLVVCKVPQLYGDDVSERVAKVIEDGLRRR from the coding sequence GTGACCGAGCTCGTCCCCGCGCCGCGCCCCCGGGCACTGCGCGCCGACGCGGCGCGGAATCGGGCGCGCGTGCTCCAGGTGGCCTACGACACGTTCGCCGCCGACGGGCTGGCGGTCCCGATCGACGAGATCGCGCGCCGGGCCGGCGTGGGCGCGGGGACGGTCTACCGGCACTTCCCGACGAAGGAGGCGCTGTTCGTCGCCGTGGTGGCCGACCGGCTGCGCCGGATCTCCGACCACGCCCGCACCCTGCTGCAGTCCGAAGGTCCTGGTGAGGCACTCTTCGCGTTCCTGCGCGAGATCGTCCGTACCGGGGCGACGGACCACGGATTGGTCGACGCCCTCGTCGGCTACGGCCTCGATCTGGAGACCGCGGCACCAGGTGCCGAAGCGGCGTTCCTGGCGATGCTCGACGAACTGCTGACCGCTGCGCAGGAGGCGGGCACCGTCCGCGCCGACGTCGGCGTCGCCGAGATCAAGGCGCTGCTGGTCGTGTGCAAGGTGCCCCAGCTGTACGGCGATGACGTCTCCGAGCGGGTGGCCAAGGTGATCGAGGACGGTCTGCGGCGCCGGTGA
- a CDS encoding MFS transporter translates to MTVTNAPGEASDQQTVTPQARTALWASLVGTTIEWYDFFLYATAASLVFNQAFFPDQTTFVGTMLSFATFAVGFVVRPIGGFVFGHVGDRIGRKKTLALTMLLMGVATALMGVLPTAAQIGVLAPILLLLLRIVQGFALGGEWAGAVLLAVEHGPPRRRGLFGSVPQIGLALGLALGTGVFALLQIALPDDAFLAYGWRIAFLLSIVLVIFGVVVRLKASETPAFEKVRDSDDRAAVPLKEVFRPPVLKSTVLGMLSRWGEGAAFNTWGVFAIAYATGTLKLEKVPVLLTVTGAALLMAVLLPVSGLLADRYGPKRIYLVGIAAYAVAVYPVFALFGTRNIGWYAVGMVVVFGVVHALFYGAQGTLYASLFPARIRYTGLSTVYQLSGVYASGLTPLILTALIGAAGGAPWLACGYLVATAVISLVATSALKPAPLHTL, encoded by the coding sequence GTGACCGTGACCAATGCGCCCGGCGAGGCGAGCGACCAGCAGACCGTGACGCCGCAGGCCAGGACAGCCCTGTGGGCGAGCCTGGTCGGCACCACGATCGAGTGGTACGACTTCTTCCTCTACGCCACCGCCGCGAGCCTGGTGTTCAACCAGGCCTTCTTCCCCGATCAGACGACGTTCGTCGGCACCATGCTGTCCTTCGCGACGTTCGCGGTCGGGTTCGTCGTACGTCCGATCGGCGGTTTCGTATTCGGTCACGTCGGCGATCGCATCGGCCGCAAGAAGACCCTGGCGCTGACGATGCTGCTGATGGGCGTCGCGACCGCCCTGATGGGGGTGCTCCCCACGGCCGCCCAGATCGGGGTGCTCGCCCCGATCCTGTTGCTGCTCTTACGCATCGTGCAGGGCTTCGCCCTCGGCGGCGAGTGGGCCGGGGCGGTGCTGCTGGCCGTCGAGCACGGTCCGCCTCGCCGGCGCGGACTGTTCGGCAGCGTTCCGCAGATCGGCTTGGCTCTCGGACTTGCCTTGGGCACAGGGGTTTTCGCGCTGCTGCAGATCGCGCTGCCCGACGATGCGTTCCTCGCCTACGGGTGGCGGATCGCGTTCCTGCTCAGCATCGTGCTGGTGATCTTCGGCGTGGTGGTGCGGCTGAAGGCCAGCGAGACCCCCGCCTTCGAGAAGGTGCGCGACAGCGACGACCGCGCCGCCGTGCCGCTGAAGGAGGTGTTCCGGCCACCCGTCCTCAAGTCGACAGTGCTGGGCATGTTGTCGCGGTGGGGCGAGGGCGCGGCGTTCAACACCTGGGGTGTGTTCGCGATCGCCTACGCCACCGGCACGCTCAAGCTGGAGAAGGTCCCGGTTCTGCTCACGGTCACGGGGGCGGCGCTGCTGATGGCTGTGCTGCTTCCCGTCTCCGGCCTACTCGCCGACCGCTATGGCCCCAAACGGATCTACCTCGTCGGGATCGCCGCCTATGCCGTCGCCGTCTACCCGGTGTTCGCGTTGTTCGGCACCAGGAACATCGGGTGGTACGCGGTAGGGATGGTGGTGGTGTTCGGCGTCGTCCATGCGCTGTTCTACGGCGCACAGGGCACGCTGTACGCCTCGCTGTTCCCCGCCCGTATCCGCTACACGGGACTGTCGACGGTCTATCAGCTGTCCGGTGTCTACGCGTCGGGCCTGACACCGCTGATTCTGACAGCGCTGATCGGCGCGGCCGGCGGAGCGCCGTGGCTGGCATGCGGATATCTGGTGGCGACGGCCGTGATCAGCCTGGTGGCGACGTCGGCACTGAAGCCGGCGCCTCTGCACACGCTGTAG